GACGACTTTGATTGGGTTGAGTCTAGCGCAAAGTGGTCACGTGGTTGGAGAAATTGGAGAAGCCTTTGGTGTTCAGGATCTTCAGTTGGATACCGCAGGATCTGGTGATGATTCCCAAGTGACCGTGAGTGGCTATGTGCTACCGGGCTTACAAGTCAAATATGGCGTTGGTATTTTTGACTCTGTGGGTGAGTTTACGGTGCGCTATCGTCTGATGCAGGATTTGTACGTTGAGGCTGTGTCAGGTCTGGATAGTGCTGTCGATCTACTGTATCAGTTTGAGTTTAATTAATCGGAAAGTTAGGTGGCAGGATGCAGCATTTACTCTTTGTGTATGGAACCCTACGTCAAGGGGAGAGCAACCACGATTATCTGATCGGAACCCAATGCTTGGGGCATTTTGAAACACTTCCTAACTACGCGTTATACGATCTTGGATCGTATCCGGCAGTGGTTGAAGGTCATGACTCAATACTGGGTGAAGTGTACCTGATTGATGATGAGACATTGGCCAAGGTAGATAAGCTGGAAGATGTGCCAGTCGAGTATCGCCGTGAGCAGATTGAGACTCCTTTTGGTGAAGCTTGGATATACTTGTATCAAGACAGTAGTAAGCTCGATACCATTATTTCATCAGGTGATTGGTGTCAGCGAGTCTAAGTGTACACTTATGTAAAAAGAGCCAGCATTGCTGGCTCTTTTTGATTATTTCTGTGCGCGCTCGTAAGACTCTAGAATCTCTTTGCGAGCTGACTCTACGTCTTCCCAACCGTCGACTTTTACCCACTTGCCAGACTCAAGCTCTTTGTAACGCTCAAAGAAATGCGTGATTTGCGCTTTTAGCAGCTCAGGTAGGTCGTTTACGTCTTGGATGTGATCGTATTCTTTAGACAGCTTAGTGTGTGGTATCGCCACTACTTTCGCATCTTCACCAGACTCATCGGTCATTTTTAGAACACCGACTGGACGGCAGCGGATCACTGAACCAGGCATCAGAGGATGTGGTGTTGGAACCAGAACGTCTACCGGATCACCGTCTAGAGACAGAGTGTGGTTTACGTAACCATAGTTACATGGGTAGAACATAGGTGCAGACATAAAGCGGTCGACGAACACAGCACCTGAATCTTTGTCTACTTCATATTTGATTGGATCAGCGTTAGCTGGGATTTCAATCACGACATAGAGGTCATCAGGAAGAGACTTACCTGCTGGTACGTTGTTTAAACTCATTAAGAAAGTTCCTTTTTTAGTTTGTACCTCAATGAGGCACACGGGCTGAATATAAGACCGGAATACCTTACTGCTAAACTCGGTTTTATGTAAACCAACTAAGGCGAGATTTTGCTCAAGAAAATGTGAAAAAGGCGCTCGAAAGCGCCTTTATATTTAATCTTCAGGGTGTTGCTCTAAGAACTCTTCCACTTTCTTGACCATGTTTTTTGAGCCAACAAAGAAAGGCACACGCTGGTGCAGTTCGGTTGGTTTGAGGTCCATGATACGAGTTTTACCATCAGACGCTACACCGCCAGCTTGCTCAATGATGTAAGCCATTGGGTTACATTCGTATAGCAAACGCAGCTTACCGTTTGGATGGCTTTGCGTACTTGGGTAAAGGTAGATGCCGCCTTTAAGCAGGTTGCGATGGAAGTCCGCGACCAGTGAGCCAATATAGCGTGACGTGTAAGGACGATGCTCGCTCGGTTCATTTTCCTGGCAGTATTTGATGTACTTCTTCACACCCATCGGGAAGCGGATGTAGTTACCTTCGTTGATTGAGTAAATCGTCCCATCTTCAGGAATCATCATGTTTTCATGAGACAAGCAGAATGTGCCCAGAGATGGATCGTAGGTAAAGCCATTCACGCCTTTACCGGTTGTGTAGACCAACATCGTTGAAGAGCCGTAAATGACGTAACCTGCAGCGACCTGCTTGTGGCCTGGCTGAAGGAAGTCTTCTTCTGTCGGCGGGGTGCCGATAGGCGACACGCGACGGTAAATTGAGAAGATAGTGCCAACTGACACGTTAACATCGATGTTTGAAGACCCATCTAGCGGATCCATCAGAACCACGTATTTCGCGTTTTTGTTCAGCTCTTTATTGAACGCAACAGCTTCGTCTTCTTCTTCACTGGCAACGCCACAAACCTGATCACGGGCTTCTAGCGCTGCTTTAAACTTTTCATTCGCGTAAACATCCAGCTTCTGCTGGTCTTCACCCTGTACGTTCTCTGTACCGACTGCACCGGTAATGTCACCAAGACCTGCAGCGTTGATCTCGCGGTTAACGATTTTTGCAGCAAGTCGGATAGAAGAAAGTAGGGATGATAGATCACCGCTAGCGTGGGGGAAGTCCGCTTGTTTCTCAACAATGAACTCGCCAAGGGTGCGCATTCCAGACATGATTTTTCCTTTAAGTCGCTTCAATATAGGGGGATTGGCGTTGATGACCTCTGACGGATCTTAGATTTCGCCTACGCTCTAGTCTA
This sequence is a window from Vibrio coralliilyticus. Protein-coding genes within it:
- a CDS encoding gamma-glutamylcyclotransferase family protein is translated as MQHLLFVYGTLRQGESNHDYLIGTQCLGHFETLPNYALYDLGSYPAVVEGHDSILGEVYLIDDETLAKVDKLEDVPVEYRREQIETPFGEAWIYLYQDSSKLDTIISSGDWCQRV
- the ppa gene encoding inorganic diphosphatase; the protein is MSLNNVPAGKSLPDDLYVVIEIPANADPIKYEVDKDSGAVFVDRFMSAPMFYPCNYGYVNHTLSLDGDPVDVLVPTPHPLMPGSVIRCRPVGVLKMTDESGEDAKVVAIPHTKLSKEYDHIQDVNDLPELLKAQITHFFERYKELESGKWVKVDGWEDVESARKEILESYERAQK
- the fbp gene encoding class 1 fructose-bisphosphatase, which produces MSGMRTLGEFIVEKQADFPHASGDLSSLLSSIRLAAKIVNREINAAGLGDITGAVGTENVQGEDQQKLDVYANEKFKAALEARDQVCGVASEEEDEAVAFNKELNKNAKYVVLMDPLDGSSNIDVNVSVGTIFSIYRRVSPIGTPPTEEDFLQPGHKQVAAGYVIYGSSTMLVYTTGKGVNGFTYDPSLGTFCLSHENMMIPEDGTIYSINEGNYIRFPMGVKKYIKYCQENEPSEHRPYTSRYIGSLVADFHRNLLKGGIYLYPSTQSHPNGKLRLLYECNPMAYIIEQAGGVASDGKTRIMDLKPTELHQRVPFFVGSKNMVKKVEEFLEQHPED